Below is a window of Pocillopora verrucosa isolate sample1 chromosome 6, ASM3666991v2, whole genome shotgun sequence DNA.
ctatactctcccaccgaagtagcaccacggtttctttagaaacttaccccctttgttcaTTAATGGCCATCTGTGCAGAATATCTACCTTGTAATTGTAAATTAACTAAGAACAGTACTAAGTATGAATATCAATTTATTATCTACggttaaaaaaatacatagaaCATTAATCCAATCCACATAGTTATCTCTATTCTAAACACTATATCCAACGCGCTCGTGTAATTTTGTTATcgttgaaaaatttactcgtgcctATTAACATTAAATTGCATTCGATATCATGTTGTTACCTGaacaaatcgggctggtgaggACCAATTACATTCAAGGATTTTGTTATAGTTTggattattttgattattatgAATTTCTCTCTACTTATTATGTAACAAAAGACACAAGTCTACTTGATGCGAAAGTCAGGGGCACCAACAAACACTCCAGCTACTAAGAACAATTCTTTGGATAATGTTTTAACTGTGATTGTGTGGTAGCCTGGATTCACTCTGCGACCAATCGTATCGTATCGATTCGATCTAACTCGAATCGAATCGGTTTcaattgtttcgtttttgtaaTTGTCTAGCCATATTGCAGCAATGCCTCCTTCGTGACTCGTCAAAACTGTCACCGACCGAGTGCGAAACGAATTGTCACCAACAATCTGAGGAACATAGATCTTTAGCTTAAGGATGCTGGAGCGTCTCCGGGAACACCACCCCCCTTGGGAATCAGTGCGAAGTTCTCCGGCGACTCTTTTAACGTTCCTTTTTTGTCCGTACAGTTTGAAACATGGCGAaaagccatttttttctttaatttcaaatttgagatTAGAGTGGTGAAGCTTCTTAAATACATTCGGCGTTTTCCCCGTCCAACACAATGGCTCTTTTAAGGCTTCGGTTTCCCGCTTTATAAAAAATAAGCTCGGGAGATTGAAGCTTCCGTCATTGCCTCTGACATGATTGATAGAAAGCGGATTTATTCCGTTGTCGTTGTAAGCAATCTCTTGGTAAATGTTTTTCACATATTCCGTCATCATGTAAGCAATCTGAGCATGCGCCTTGACTCCAATATGCCTACCATCTGAGCCTGCCATGCTTGAGTGCATTACTTTCCATCGGCCTTCCTCTTTCCTACAAATTATTTCCCTCAAATTGAATGATGTAATGTCGTAATGACGGGCAAGTTCTGTTTGGCCAAAGTCTTCGAGGGTAACACAAGATGGATTTTCCACCTTGTTAGTATAATAATGAACTCCGAAATCATGTACAACGTTTATGTAGAAGACCACAGGTGCCGAAGGATATGAAAGGGCTTGTCTCGTCAGTTGTTCCAGTGGTTTCGCCGTTGCTCGTCCTTTATCATTAGCTGACATTTCTATCAACATTATATCGAAGCTCGTGCCTTCGGGAATAAAAGTTCTATAGCAAAATGCGTAGAAAGAGCTCCCCGTGCCTCCAATTGTCAGCGCAGTTACATTCAAAAAGGATTTTGCAAAACTACCAAAGGTTTCGTTCCACCATTTCTGAAATACTCTGAAATACAATCCATCCAGGCTGTT
It encodes the following:
- the LOC131783565 gene encoding uncharacterized protein, giving the protein MHKSIFCIYFFLAFVFILLYHLHTITQFEFSINTPAPQKVTELEKLFNLRDNLSIITPDKTLVSRSIQAGNSDRFRHVLMKALRGANISVLVIGGSHSAGGKLGLDENSLDGLYFRVFQKWWNETFGSFAKSFLNVTALTIGGTGSSFYAFCYRTFIPEGTSFDIMLIEMSANDKGRATAKPLEQLTRQALSYPSAPVVFYINVVHDFGVHYYTNKVENPSCVTLEDFGQTELARHYDITSFNLREIICRKEEGRWKVMHSSMAGSDGRHIGVKAHAQIAYMMTEYVKNIYQEIAYNDNGINPLSINHVRGNDGSFNLPSLFFIKRETEALKEPLCWTGKTPNVFKKLHHSNLKFEIKEKNGFSPCFKLYGQKRNVKRVAGELRTDSQGGWCSRRRSSILKLKIYVPQIVGDNSFRTRSVTVLTSHEGGIAAIWLDNYKNETIETDSIRVRSNRYDTIGRRVNPGYHTITVKTLSKELFLVAGVFVGAPDFRIK